From the Calliopsis andreniformis isolate RMS-2024a chromosome 4, iyCalAndr_principal, whole genome shotgun sequence genome, one window contains:
- the Rtcb gene encoding rtcB RNA ligase codes for MVVRQYQEELKYLERINDTCWRIKKGFQPNMKVEGVFYVNSTLERLMFEELRNACRPGAIGGFLPGMKQIANVAALPGIVWRSVGLPDVHSGYGFAIGNMAAFDMNDPKSIVSPGGVGFDINCGVRLLRTNLFEEDVQPVKEQLAQSMFDHIPVGVGSKGIIPMNARDLEEALEMGMDWSLREGYIWAEDKEHCEEYGRMLNADSSKVSMRAKKRGLPQLGTLGAGNHYAEIQVVDEIYDKWAAAKMGIEEKGQICVMIHSGSRGFGHQVATDALVQMEKAMKRDNIETNDRQLACAHIKSQEGQDYLKAMAAAANFAWVNRSSMTFLSRQAFAKQFRLSPDDLDMHVIYDVSHNIAKVEEHMVEGKQKTLLVHRKGSTRAFPPHHPLIPVDYQLTGQPVLIGGTMGTCSYVLTGTEQGMQETFGSTCHGAGRALSRAKSRRNLDYTDVLNKLEQQGISIRVASPKLVMEEAPESYKNVTDVVNTCHAAGISKKCIKLRPIAVIKG; via the exons ATGGTAGTCAGGCAGTATCAAGAAGAATTGAAGTATTTAGAGAGGATAAACGATACATGTTGGAGGATAAAGAAAGGTTTCCAACCTAACATGAAA GTGGAGGGTGTATTCTATGTGAATAGTACATTGGAACGTTTAATGTTTGAAGAGCTACGTAATGCATGTAGACCAGGTGCAATAGGAGGCTTCCTCCCTGGAATGAAACAGATTGCCAATGTGGCAGCCCTCCCTGGAATTGTGTGGAGGTCTGTCGGATTGCCTGATGTTCATTCTGGATATGGTTTTGCCATTGGTAATATGGCAGCATTTGATATGAACGATCCAAAGTCAATAGTATCTCCTGGAGGAGTAGGATTTGATATAAATTGTGGTGTTCGTTTGTTGAGGACCAATTTATTCGAAGAAGATGTTCAACCTGTGAAG GAACAACTTGCACAAAGCATGTTTGATCACATTCCTGTTGGTGTTGGCTCCAAGGGAATTATACCTATGAATGCACGTGATCTAGAGGAAGCTTTAGAAATGGGCATGGATTGGTCTCTTAGAGAAG GATATATCTGGGCAGAGGATAAGGAGCATTGTGAAGAGTATGGTAGAATGCTTAATGCTGATTCCTCGAAGGTATCAATGAGAGCTAAAAAACGTGGGCTTCCTCAG TTGGGAACTCTAGGGGCAGGAAATCATTATGCAGAGATTCAAGTAGTAGATGAAATTTATGACAAGTGGGCTGCAGCCAAAATGGGTATCGAAGAGAAGGGTCAAATTTGTGTTATGATTCATTCTGGCAGTAGAGGATTCGGTCATCAAGTTGCAACTG ATGCACTTGTTCAAATGGAGAAAGCTATGAAGCGAGACAACATTGAAACAAACGATAGACAATTAGCGTGCGCTCATATTAAGTCTCAGGAAGGTCAGGATTACTTGAAAGCGATGGCAGCGGCTGCCAATTTCGCGTGGGTCAACAGAAGTTCTATGACGTTCCTTAGTCGACAGGCTTTCGCGAAACAGTTCAGACTATCTCCTGACGATTTAGATATGCACGTAATATACGACGTTTCACATAATATTGCGAAGGTAGAGGAGCACATGGTGGAGGGTAAACAGAAGACTCTTTTAGTGCATAGAAAG GGATCTACGAGAGCTTTCCCTCCTCACCATCCTCTGATTCCAGTAGACTATCAGTTAACTGGTCAACCAGTTCTGATTGGAGGTACCATGGGAACATGTAGTTACGTTCTCACTGGAACTGAACAGGGCATGCAAGAAACGTTCGGTTCAACTTGTCACGGGGCT GGTCGAGCTTTATCTAGGGCCAAGTCACGTAGGAACTTGGATTACACAGACGTTTTAAACAAATTAGAACAGCAGGGAATATCTATAAGAGTCGCTTCGCCGAAGTTGGTGATGGAGGAGGCTCCAGAATCCTACAAGAACGTAACTGACGTTGTAAATACATGTCACGCAGCGGGAATAtctaaaaaatgtataaaattaagACCAATCGCGGTTATTAAAGGATAA